The genomic stretch TCTATATTGCAGAGATCACCGACTACCTGGTTCAGTGGGAAGCCGGGACACCCTATGACGAAGACCATCCGGTTCCTAATCGAATGACGTCGGAGTCCACAGGGGCGGGCGCCCTATTGGCAGTGATCCTTGGGGCGGTAATCGGCTTTTTGGTTATGAGGCGGTTGAAGGATAAGCATGATACTGCCCAAGTGCAAGGCGATGCCGCTAGCTACATTGTTTCCGGTTCTAGTCAGATTACTGGTGCTAGAGACAATTTTGTAAACACCTACACAACGCAGGTGGCTCGTCCTAAAGAAAGCAAGTCCGATTCATCCAGTGGTCATACATTCAGTTCTGGTGGCACTTCTTTCAGCTCGGGAGGCGGCAAATTCTAAAACTGGTGTTGGGAGCAAAAACTCGTTGAGTTCATTTCAGGTAGGTCGTGGCAAAACTATCTTGATGAAAGAAAATGTGGTCTCTGATTTTGATAAAATTCCCGAAAAGATAATCAAGCCCCAATGACGGGGTGATTCCTGGAAGAAGATTAGTTGACTCGCATCACCATCGTGGAGGATCAAACAATCTTGCTTGATTCTCTAGCTGCAGCCATCGACGCGGAAGCAGATTTTACTGTTGTCGATAAGTTGACGGATGCCGCGCTCATTCATAGTTCTGTGCGTCGGCATCCGCCAGATCTAGTGCTGATGGACGTGGTCACTGAGAACTCTTCGGGTTTGAAGGAATCCGCTAAGTTGAAGGCACAATATCCGAACATCAAGGTTGTAGTGTTTACTGCCATGCCTGATGCTGCTTTCGTCGAAGAAGCGCGAGAGGCGAAAGTTGATTCATTCACTTATAAGAATGTCTCCACTGCTGACCTGCTTTCTATACTTCGTGCGACCCTACAAGGGGTGTCTAATTTCCCCGAGTCAACCGCGCGGCCAAGTTTTGGGGCTAATGAACTCAATAAACGTGAGATGCAGGTGCTGCGTTTAGTCTGTGCTGGCTACTCTCGACGCGAAATCGCCAATCAGATGTTTTTGAGCGAAAACACTGTCAAATCCTATATTTCCCAGCTTCTCGCAAAGAGTGGTTTTACCTCTGTCGCGCGTCTGGCATTGTGGGCGGTGTCTAACGGTTACATTGCCGCCCAGTCAAGCGATCCAAACTATGAACAAGATGTGTAAGGCCTTGAGCTGTAATGACCGCTGCCTTTGCCTCACGTGTTCCTCCTAATCGATTTCCGAGTTCTCCGTCTGTTGAATCAGTTGGCTCAACCTGGGTGCAAGATTGGCTGTTTCACCTTATTTTTTCCATACTTCTAGGTCTTTCCCTGCTGGGGTTAATTTTTGTGCCCCTGAGAACGGTCACTATTGAAACCAATAATGTGATTGCGGTGCCGAACGGTTTCGATTCACGGCTTAGCGATTTTTTTCGCGGTCAAGGGCTGACGGTTGAAAACCGTAGCGAATGGGCACTATTGAAAGAGTTTCGATCTGGGTCAACCTATGTAGTTACTAACGAAACTTTGGCCCATGCCGCGATGAAAGCTCAATCCGAAGCCACTTTCGACTATCTTTATCCCGAATCAGTGGTTTTGGCTAGCAAAAAGCCTCAAACTGAATTTATTACCGATATTCGCTGGCTGAGTGATAGCCCAGAGATTATTTATCTTGATCAAGGGGTTAGCCGTTTTGAGCTAATGAGTGTTTTGGCTCTCAATTCCAACCCAAACGATGAGGTGCAAACATTTTCGACCAAACAAGGCGCGCAATTGTTGCAAGGTCTGCGCCGGCAAGGACGTTTAAGAACTGGGTCTTCTCCTCAAGATCTGCAAAGAGCATTGGATCAAGGCTATCTTTGTTTAACGACTGATAGACGCAGCGTTCTTGCTACTTTGAACTCTTCAAGATTGCACTACGCCAAGTTTCCAACACTGACCTTCAACATGGGCGTGTGGGCGCGTCAAAAGAGTAAGCCGGAGGGTCTGTTTTCCTTAGAAACTCCACCGCCGGAGTTTCTAAGTGCCGTCGATTATCCCTCATTATCTATGGATTTTAGGGAAAGTATCAATGCTGAACCCATTACTGAGCTGGCTGCTTTCGTACAATTCACCTGGGATCAGAGCTTTTCCAATGACACCTATGGTGGTTCTTGGGAATGGGAAGATACTAATGAGGCCTACCAAATTGCGACGTTTATTGCTTTGCTAGGCCTGCTTAGCTTTTGGGCTGGCTGGCGATTTTGGACTGCGACTTCTCTGTATGCGCGCAGAGCCGTCCTCGTTCAAGCTGGCGTCTTGAGTTTATGGATTTTGGCGCGCGTAATTAAACATGCCTTGCCCGGCGTCTATGAACGTTATGCCTGGTACTACTATTACGTCCCGATATATTCGACGATGACGATTTTTTTCTTCGTCATCTCCCACTCGTGCCGTCGAAAACCACCTGGCTATCTATTATTGCGCGCTTTCGTGATAGCGGTAGGTGCTGCCCTAATGCTCTTGGTATTTACAAATGATCTACACCACCTACTGCTGCGTTTCGGACATGGGGAATCTGGGGTTGACTATCAATATGGGCCAGGCTACTACGCATACTATCTAGCTGTAGTTGCTGTCTTCTTTATGATCCTCTATGTAGCTCTTTGGGGTTTTAAGGGCAAACGATTACGGCTGTTGCTAGGTCTAGGTGTGTTGTTTGCTTTTATAGTGGCTTACTCGCTCGCTTACACCATGCGGGTGCCTTTTATTCGAGCCACTGAGAATGTGCAAATTTATTGCATTTATTTCTTATTCGCCTGGGAAATACTGTTTTTTATAGGATTAATTCCTCAAAATCGTGGATATATACGGTTTTTCAAAAAATCAAAGCTCCCCATAGAAATTGTTGACTGCGATTGGAAACCTCGCTTCGTCACATCGGCGCCACTTAGTTTGGACGAATCTGTAAGGCAACGGTTACAAGCAGGTGATAGCCCGGTGCTGGTATCTGAGAATACTGACGGCGTTACCCGAAAGCTGTACTGTCAGACACGTCCAGTAACTGCCGGTCATGTGATTTGGGAAACAGACGTCACTGCTGTGCAAGAACTTGAGATTTCATTGGCCGCTATTCGTGAGCGCGAAGCGCACCAAACTAAGGTTCTGTCTTCCGAATATGATGCTTTATTGCAGATGAAAGAGTCTGCTCAAGCACCACTGCTATATGACCGGCTTGACGAGCTAATGAATGGTGCCCTAGGTCGTGTGCAGGCTAACGCTCAACGACTGAACGCTAGTTTAGATAAACAAGAACTATTCGTGCTGTTGCGTAGCATCAAAATGGATTTAGGCTACGCAAAAAGGGCGGGTTTGCTAACTTTGCGGCACTTCGAGGATAAAGAAATTTCGGTAAATGCCGTAACGACATTGCTGAGCCAATCCTGCACTGATTTCTCATACGCTAACGCCTTGGCTGGACTGCATGGCCCAACTAGTGGGGTAATCCGATCTGATTTGGCACTGCGTTGCTTAGAAGGTTTACATCGTGGGTTAGCGTGCTTGGTTAGTTTTCCAGATATTGCGGTATTCATTAATTTTGTGGTTAGTGCGGATGGTCAGGCGGCACAACTGAACTGGATCTTGGATATTTCCACAGATCAAGTTTGTTTTCTGGAGCCGGTATCGAGCTGGCCTGGAGCCGAAACTAGAACGAATCTGGAAGATGATGTCGTTAACCTGTGCATGAGTTTTAAGACCTCTGACAGTGAATCATTAGAGCTAACCGCTACCGAGGGGGAATCTCGGTGAGCACACTACTTTTCAGTCTTACGCCAGCCCAGCTAGCTGCAGCCACAGCACAAATGATTATTGGTTTATTGGCTGCGTGCATCTTGACGATGAGCCAGTGGGTTATTCATCGCCGACGTTTGGCTACCGCTTTTTTGCTGAGTGTGGCAGTGCTGCTGTCTTTTTACACGTGGGCTTTCGCTGTTGTTCTTATTCACTCCCAAGCAGGAATTTTTGTCCTCAACGACCAAAACTTTGGTTGGTTCGTAATTGTGTGTCTGGGTTTAGGATTTGCCTTACTGACAACGACTTACCGCTACGCTACTGCGCCGCTATTGGTAACCTTAACCGCTTTTTTGCCCCCAATTTTGAGTATCGGTGGTTCGCGGGTGCTCTTAGCTGCAGGAGCATTTTCTACCTCTTGGTTGTGCGTCCAAGTTTGGCGGGAAGGGCAGCTCTTGCGTCGAGACTTAAGCCATTTCAGTATTAAAGAAGCCTTGGACTGGCTCGAGCACGGCGTACTATTTTCTGACTCCCACGGGCACAACAAGCTAGTTAATACCGCGATGGATAGGCTTCTCGAAAGCCTAGGGCTAACGTCACTGTCTCGCTATCAGATTTTAGGTGCGCAGCTTCGTCAGATTGCAACTGACAAAATAGGGGCATACCAAGATAAAACCCCAAACGATAGTTTGAGTAAAAAGTCTGGTGATGTCAGCGAAATTTTTCGGGTAACTGACCCCAAGAAACGAACCTGGATGCTGGAACGCACTCGGATTGCTGATAGACGTCACTCTTGGACTCAACTTCTTGCCTTAGACGTCAGCGAGTATATGGTTTTAAGTCAAGCTCTCTCGGACGAAATCGAAGGGTTGCAGGTTCGTCAACGTAAGTTAGCTTTAGAGACTGCACGGTTGAATGAAGCCTTGTCAAAACGCCTAGTTTTGAAAACTAGATCCTCAATTCATGACACGATCGCCCAACGAATCTCTTTCGTGCATAGATTCTTAGAAGATGGCGTCCTAGATAACGAACGCTTGGGTCAACTCCAACAATTGTTGGTCAATTTACCTACTGATCTGAGCCACAATCGTGCTCAAATCCCTCCGAAAGTTTGGCTTACTACCTTGCAGGAGTTAGCGGTAGCTGCCGAATTGGATCTACGCATTTACGGGATGTTGCCAGCTGAGGATGATAAGGCTCACTTATTTGTGCAAGTGCTACGAGAAGCTATAACAAACGTACTCATTCATACTGCTTCTACTGAAATGGAAGCCCGATTATGGGAAGACTCCAGGGGTTATTGGTTGGAAGTGTCTAATCCCGGTGCTGTTGCCACTAATCCAGCTTATGGCACCGGGCTGAGCAGCTTGGAGTCACGTTTAGAAGCAGCTGGCGGCTCATTGTCAGTATTCATCAGGCCACGTTTTACTTTGCGCGCCCGGTTGCCGCACTAGTGCTGGTCAGTATGGGCTGGGGTGATGATTGAGGAGATCATTTCGGCTGGCAATCAGATAAGTAGTGTGGCCGGCGGTTAGCGGCTGTTCAGGTTGTGTAGCGGGGCAAAACCGTACTTTTGGGTGATGGCAAACCGTAACTGTTCGACAAGACTGTTGGTTAAGGGAAGCAAAGCAGCTCCAGCGGCCTTACTTACGGAAGGAAAGCATCATGAAAAAGTTTCTTGCACTATTGGGTGCCTGTGTCCTGGCTCTGAGTCTGTCTTGTTGCGGAGGGGATAAGGAAGAACCTAAACCGGAAACTTCGGCTTCCGTAGCGGGAGGGTCTGCCTCGGCCGAAGACACGCAAAAAGCTGAAGTCCCTGACCACGAACCCGGCCTAATTTCCACCATCGAAGACGTAGTGCAGCCGGAGCAAGAGAATGCCGAAAAAACTGTTGATGATGCAGACGCTCTGGAACAGAAGTGGAAGGATGAGGGTAAGAAATATGCCGAAGCTAATGGGATTTCAACATCTTTTGTCGGCCCGACTTTCACTACCTTTTCTTCGGACACAATCGAGAGCTACCGCTACTATCTGAATGCTAATGACGACTGGAAAGCTGGCGATAAAGTAAAGATTGATTTTTACTGCCAGACTGTGGAACCAGCCGTTATCAAAGTGTGGGTTGCCCCAGATACGGACGAGCAAAAGGGTCAGCTGACGGAAGTTATGTGCGGGGTAGATACTCCTGCTCACGCCTCTTGGGAGTACACCCTATCTGCAGACACAAATAACTTGCTGATCTCTCGGCACCAGGTGCCGGTTGAGGGCTTTATGATTACCGACTACACGAAGATGTAGTCTTGAGTCGAATAACCCAGGCAATCTTGGATTGCCTGGGTTATTTCTAGCTCACCCGAAAATAGGGGTTACTAAGGTTGAGAATTCCTCCAAAAGCGACCCTCATTTCACATCATCTTTCGAGCGGAGGCAGTGATCATCGGCCAGTAGATTTCCCAACCACCTGATATGCGGGCGTCTTTTCCGGCTTGGACGATGAGCCCATGCAGCAACCCGAATTCGCTGACGCTGAAGTTTTCGGCGCGAATCGTCTCGTCGCAAGCTTTTCTGGCTTGAGCGTAAGTGTGGTAATTGCCCCACTCGGCGGCTTTCAGCAGCCGGCGCGCGTAGGCGTCATAAATGAATAGGCCACGGTTATAGGCGTAGAGGGCAATATCGTCAGCAGTTTCTTCACCAACCCCGCGAACGGCAAGTAAAGACTTGCGTAAATTTTGATCGCTCATTTTTGAGCTTTGGTAATCGTTTTCGCTAAACCAAGTGGCGATAGCTTTTAGATATTGAGTTTTCGCGCGCCAATAGCCCGAGGGTTTAATGGCTTGTTGGATTGCGGTATCTGGCCCATCAATAAGGGATTTTGGGTTCAATAAATCAAAGTTTTTAAGGTTGGTTATCGCTTTTTCTACGCTTGTCCAGGTGGTGTTTTGGGTTAATACTGCGCCCACCAAAATCTCGAATCGGCTCTGTGATGGCCACCAAACGTCAGTTTTTGGTACTGCAAGTCGAAGTATCTCCATGATTTTGCGCATTGGTAATCGGTTCACGGGTACACCACCTCTTAGCTAATGTATTGCATCGCTAGAGTTACCTACCATCGGCAACCGTGGTGCCTGTGTGATTTGCCAACGTCTGCTACAACTGCAAAACTTATATCTCACTTGGCCCCGTAGTGTAGTGGCCTAGCACGCGGCCCTCTCAAGGCTGTAACGGCAGTTCGAATCTGCTCGGGGCTACCAAGTTTATTGACGTTTTTCTAACGTTATATTTTTGTATATGGCAAAGTCTCAACGATAGCTTTGGGGTAGATGGGATTTTAAGGCCTTCACAAGCTATCGTTAAGTCATTAGAGCGATTTGGTGGTAGGGGATTAAGCTCTATGAGGCGGACAAATTTCAGCGCGGCACTCGTCAGCTTCTTAGCTAGCGTGGCTTTTTTGGCGATGTCAGCTGTAGGGCCAGGCGTCTTTGCGCAGGCGAATGCCTCGCTAAATTCTAGGTTATGGACAGCTCCCTCAGCCTCCAGCGTCTTTATGGCTAATCAGCGCGCCAAGGTGCAAGCAGAAGAAGCCTCGCGCTCCAAGGAGCCAGAGCCAGTCAAGACCCCTGAGGTGGCTGACACTGGCCACGCTGACAATGGTAAATGGGAATGGCCGCTAGATTCTAGGATTCAAACCTCGCCTTTTGGCTTTAGGACGGATCCAATTAATGGTTCTGCTGGTTTCCATACTGGCCTAGACATCGGGGCGGCTTGCGGCAGTGACGCTTACGCTAGTCGGGAGGGTCAAGTTTCGTTCGCTGGTGTTGCTGGCGGCTACGGCAATCGCATCGTCATTCTGCACTCCAATGGTGTGAGTAGTTCATATAACCACCTTCAAGAAATTCTGGTGAAGGTTGGTGACCAGGTGAAACAAGGCCAAGTAATCGCCAAAGTTGGGACTACTGGTAATTCAACAGGCTGCCATCTGCATTTCGAGATAATGATTGATGGCAAGTTCACCGACCCGCTGCCTTTCTTAAACGGCACGGCGGGCGCCAACCCCAAAACATACGGCTATGCAGGCTATCAGAGCGGCTCACCAACCCCCAATGCGGAGCAGTCAAAACCAGGTGAGGTGTTGGTTTGCGAAACTGATCAGCAATCAGCTCAAGCCTACGGCGGTAATATCCCTAGTGGTAGCGCTAATTGCGTCTCCAAGAAAGTGCCTGAGACGCAAAATAAACCTGCCGACTCGCCGTCCGAATCGCCAAATCCAACCCAGATGCCTAACCAGCCAACACCAGGGGTTGAGGATACGCCCGCTACGCCTAATCCGAGCGAAGATGGCGATAGTCCGTCGCCTACGCCAGGTGCTGATTCCCAGACACCAGCCGCCCCTGAACCTGATGTCTCGGCTTCGCCTGATCCGGTAGCCAACTCCCCAGCCGAACAAAACAATTAAGGTTTAGTTGGCTTGTCGTCGGCTGTTGATTTACGCAAAATATCCGTCAAATATTCGGCGGCAGCTATTACCGCTGGAGCATGCAATCTGCCCGGCTGTCGAGTTAACCGTTCTATTGGGCCTGAAACTGACATTGCCGCAATGACTTTTCCAGCAGGAGAACGCACTGGGGCGCTGACGGATGCCACCCCCGCTTCGCGTTCAGCCACCGATTGTGCCCAGCCTCGGCGTCTAACATTCGATAACGCGACGGCAGAAAAATCGGCGTGTTCTAACTCGCGGGCAAGGCGTTCTGGCTCTTCCCAGGCCATCAACACTTGGGCTGCTGATCCTGCGGTTAACGCTAGTTGGGCGCCGACGGGGATAGAGTCACGCAATCCAGACGGGCGATCAGCTGCTGCGATGCATACCCGAACTTCGCCCTGGCGGCGATATAACTGAGCCGATTCGCCAGTAATATCGCGCAACCGTTCTAGAACGGGGCCAGCCTTAGTCAGCAACTTGTCCTCTCCGGCGGCGGCCGCTAATTCCACCAGTCGAGGACCCAACACGAATCGACCCTGCAAATCTCTGGCAACTAGACGGTGGTGCTCTAAAGCGACTGCTAGTCGATGAGCAGTTGGCCTAGCTAATCCAGTCATTTGCACTAGGCCAGCCAAGGTTGCTGGGCCGGCCTCCAAAGCTGAAAGCACTTGAGCGGCTTTATCTAGCACGCCAACGCCAGAAGATTGTCCCATAAGCTGAGATTATCATCTCAACACGCGGACAGCTAGTGCATACTCTTCATATGGGAAAAACGCTGAGTCAAAAGATCTGGGACGACCATGTCGTCAGAGCTGAAGATGGCCAACCAGACTTGCTCTATATAGATTTGCAGTTATTGCACGAGGTGACTAGCCCACAGGCTTTTGAGGGGTTACGGCTAGCTGGCCGCAAAGTGCGCCGTCCGGAGCTGACCCAAGCTACCGAGGATCACAACACGCCTACCTTGGATATCTTTGCCCCAATTAGTGACCCAATCTCTAGAGCACAGATTGATACCTTGCGTGCTAATGCCAAAGAATTTGGTCTACCAATTTTTTCTCTCGGCGATATAAATCAAGGTGTAGTCCATATCATTGGCCCAAATTTGGGTTTGACTCAACCTGGTATGACGATTGTCTGCGGTGATTCCCACACCGCCACCCATGGCGCTTTTGGTGCGCTTGCTTTCGGCATCGGCACTTCCGAGGTGGAACATGTCCTGGCCACCCAGACGTTAACCCAAAATAAAATGCCCAGCATGGCTGTCAATATCGTTGGCGAACTAGGCGATGGTGTCAGCGCTAAAGACGTTATCTTGGCGTTAATAGCGCAAGTCGGAACGGGTGCCGGCTCCGGCTATATCGCTGAATATCGCGGCCCGGTTATCGAGGCGATGTCGATGGAAGAACGCATGACAATCTGCAATATGTCTATCGAATGGAGTGCCAAAGGTGGGCTAATTGCTCCAGATCAAACCACTTTCGATTATTTGAAGGGCAAGCCCTATGCGCCGAAGGGCGCTGATTGGGATGCTGCGCTTGAATACTGGCAGACTTTACGTAGCGACGAGGATGCCGCCTTTGACAAAGAGATCACCTTAGACGTTAGCGATCTAACCCCGTTCGTTACGTGGGGCACCAACCCCGGTCAAGGTGTTGAGCTTAGCGGTGTGGTACCAAACCCCGAAGATTTCCATGCTGAAGTTGATAAGAACGCTGCCAAGCGTGCACTGCAATATATGGATTTAGTGCCCGGCACCCCAATGCGCGACATCAAGATTGACACGGTGTTCCTAGGCTCGTGCACAAATGGTCGAATTGAGGATTTGCGAGCCGCAGCCAAAGTGCTTAAAGGCAAAAAAATTCATTCGGGTTTAAGAATGTTGGTCGTCCCCGGTTCGGGTACAGTTCGTCAACAAGCAATGGATGAGGGTCTAGACAAGGTCTTTACCGATTTTGGTGCTGAATGGCGTTTTGCTGGTTGCTCAATGTGTTTGGGAATGAACCCTGATCAATTGGCCCCTGGCGAGCGTTCGGCTTCTACCTCTAACCGTAATTTTGAAGGTAGGCAAGGCAAAGGTGGGCGAACTCACCTAGTCAGCCCTCAAGTAGCAGCTGCCACCGCAATAGCCGGGCACCTGGCTTCGCCAGCAGATATTTAAGGAACACAGTGATGGAAAAATTTCAGACTCATAGCGGCGTTGCCGTGCCATTGCGCCGCTCAAATGTTGACACTGACCAAATCATTCCGGCGGTTTATCTTAAGCGAATTACGCGTAGCGGTTTCGAGGATGGTTTATTTGCCTCTTGGCGAGTTGACGACGAATTCGTGTTGAATAAGTCAAGCTATAAGACAGGCTCCATCCTTATCGTCGGTCCAGATTTTGGTACCGGTAGCTCCAGGGAACACGCTGTTTGGGCACTGCAAAATTACGGGTTTAAAGTAATTATTGGCACCAGATTTGGACCTATTTTCAAAAATAATGCTGGTAAAGCGGGGTTGCTGATCGCTGTAGTGACCGACGATGTGGTTAAAGAACTTTGGGAATATACCGAAGCCAACCCAGGGGTGAAATTAACTGTTAACCTAGCTGACCAATCCATTTCAGCTGGTGAGCAGGTTTTTTCTTTCGAAATTGATGCCTATACCAAGCAGCGCCTACTTGCTGGTTTAGACGATATTGCTGCCACTTTGCGCCACGAGGACGAGATCGCCGCTTTTGAGGCCAAACGTCCGGTGTGGAAATTGCGAACACTACCAAAACAGGTCTAGTTAGCGGCTGAGCGTTAAGCTGAGGCAATGGCAAAAACTTGGGGAAGGTTGCGTCGACTCAACCCAACAAAGACTAACTCGTTGGCTTTGGCTGCGTTATCTCCGTTGGTTAAACCCCTACTTAGTCCGCTGATTAAATTTCGTTGGGCGGGAGGGGTTTTCGTCCCGAAAAGTGGGTCAGCCATTTTGGTGGCCAACCATATTTCCAGTCTCGACCCAGTGTTACTCGGGTTGTTTCTGGCTCACAACGGACGTTGGCCGCACTACCTGGCTAGGGCAAACCTTTGGGATAATCGACTGCTTCGTCACCTCTTGGAAACTTCCGGCCAGATTCCGGTTTTTCGCGACAGTGATCAGGCATCAGACGCTTTGAGGCAGGCCAAAGCTAGTTTAGCTAGCGGTAATACGGTAATTATTTACCCCGAAGGCACGATTACATTTGATCCGCAAGAATGGCCGATGACCATTCACACTGGCGTTGCCCGATTAGCGATTGCTACTGGGGCGCCCGTTATTCCAGTAGGGCAGTGGGGAGCTAATTTCGTATTACCGCCGCGGAAAATTCGTCCCTTAAAATTACGCCGCCATTTGGTAACTACGGTGGCTGGTGAGCCGCTAGAAATACCAAGGGGTGAGGAAGAAGATCGCGAACTTGTTGCCCGTGTTAGCAAACAAATTTTTGACGCTATCTGGCGTCAAACCTGTCTGGCTCGTGGCGAATCTGGTCCTGACACTATTTGGAGTCAGCGTTTTAACAAGAGGGTAGCCTGTGACGACGTTTTGTATTAGTTGGGTGCAGTAATCTAGTCGAGAACAGACGAAGGATACCGATGAAAACTATCGCACTTATTTTTGGTGGCCAATCTAGTGAGCACGAAATTTCGTGTCTGACAGCTGGGGAAGTTGTCAAAGCGATTGACGAAACAAAATACCGCGTTGTCGGTATCGGGATTACGCGTTCAGGGGTTTGGCAACGTTATGAGCCAGCCGAGGTTGCTGCTCTAAAGACGGTGGCTAAAAAATTGCCTTCATTGTCTGAAGATCATCGCCACGCAGTCGTGTTACGCAGTGGTACTGGCTTACAAATTGCCACGCGGCAGGGCGACGCATTCTCAGATGTGATTGATGTCGATGTGGTGTTCTCGCTCATTCACGGCACCTATGGCGAGGATGGCACGCTACAGGGAATGTTAGAAATGTTCCACTGCCCCTACGTTGGCTCTGGTGTGGCCTCTAGCGCTATCGGTATGGATAAACACTTTATGAAAGTGGCACTACAAGCAGCCGGTATCCCTAGCGGATCTTATCGCGTTATCAGGCCTGCACTCTGGGAAAATAATCGTGAGCTAGCACTAGCTAGAGTAGGTGAATTACAGTTTCCGATCTTTGTTAAACCCGCCAGAGGTGGCTCGTCTGTAGGTATAAGCCGCGTTGCAGATTTAAGTGGTCTTGGACAGGCCATCGAAGTGGCAAGACAATACGACCCGAAGGTAATTGTTGAGCAGGGCATCACTGATGCCCGGGAAGTTGAATGTGCGGTGCTTGGCCCACTCGCGGGTGGCCAGCCGCGAGTGTCTTGTCCCGGTGAGATAGTCGTTCATACTGGCGATGCCTTCTACGATTACGAAGCTAAATATTTACCTACTGATGGCGAGGTTGATCTAAACATTCCGGCTGATTTGCCCCCCGAAATTAGTGCCAAGGTGCGCGATTTAGCTCGTCGCAGCTTTGAAGCTTTAGATTGTGAGGGTCTAGCCAGAGTTGATTTATTCGTTACTGCTCAAGGTGATGTGCTGGTCAATGAAGTCAATACCATGCCAGGTTTCACCAAACTATCGATGTTCCCGAGTTTGTGGCAGGCAAGTGGTATTAGCTATCGCGAATTGCTGACTGATTTGATCGAACAAGCTTTAGCTAGGCCAGTCAATGTGAATAGGTAGTTTTATGAGCCAAACAGTGTCAAATTTGGGGGAATTTGGGTTAATCAACCGCATAACTAGGGATTTGCCGACCTCTCCTGCAGTCTCGGTAGGTCCAGGTGACGACGGTGCTGTCTTTTTAGTGAATGGCTCTGTCGTGTCTACAGTGGACATGCTCGTCGAAGACGTCCACTTCAAACGTTCCTGGTGCTCTGGCCAGGATGTTGGACGCAAACTTGTCGGCGCTAACGTTGCCGACTTGGAGGCTATGGGGGCTAAACCGGTTGCCTTAGTGGCAGCGGTTTCGCTACCAAAAGATCTGGAAGAGTCCTGGGTACGAGAGTTTGCTACGGGGCTGCGTGATGAAGCGACACTGGCTGACGCGTCATTGGTGGGCGGGGATATAGTTACTGGCGAAAAAATTGTGGTTTCGTTGACTGC from Vaginimicrobium propionicum encodes the following:
- a CDS encoding endonuclease III domain-containing protein — its product is MNRLPMRKIMEILRLAVPKTDVWWPSQSRFEILVGAVLTQNTTWTSVEKAITNLKNFDLLNPKSLIDGPDTAIQQAIKPSGYWRAKTQYLKAIATWFSENDYQSSKMSDQNLRKSLLAVRGVGEETADDIALYAYNRGLFIYDAYARRLLKAAEWGNYHTYAQARKACDETIRAENFSVSEFGLLHGLIVQAGKDARISGGWEIYWPMITASARKMM
- a CDS encoding response regulator transcription factor; translation: MEDQTILLDSLAAAIDAEADFTVVDKLTDAALIHSSVRRHPPDLVLMDVVTENSSGLKESAKLKAQYPNIKVVVFTAMPDAAFVEEAREAKVDSFTYKNVSTADLLSILRATLQGVSNFPESTARPSFGANELNKREMQVLRLVCAGYSRREIANQMFLSENTVKSYISQLLAKSGFTSVARLALWAVSNGYIAAQSSDPNYEQDV
- a CDS encoding ATP-binding protein; its protein translation is MSTLLFSLTPAQLAAATAQMIIGLLAACILTMSQWVIHRRRLATAFLLSVAVLLSFYTWAFAVVLIHSQAGIFVLNDQNFGWFVIVCLGLGFALLTTTYRYATAPLLVTLTAFLPPILSIGGSRVLLAAGAFSTSWLCVQVWREGQLLRRDLSHFSIKEALDWLEHGVLFSDSHGHNKLVNTAMDRLLESLGLTSLSRYQILGAQLRQIATDKIGAYQDKTPNDSLSKKSGDVSEIFRVTDPKKRTWMLERTRIADRRHSWTQLLALDVSEYMVLSQALSDEIEGLQVRQRKLALETARLNEALSKRLVLKTRSSIHDTIAQRISFVHRFLEDGVLDNERLGQLQQLLVNLPTDLSHNRAQIPPKVWLTTLQELAVAAELDLRIYGMLPAEDDKAHLFVQVLREAITNVLIHTASTEMEARLWEDSRGYWLEVSNPGAVATNPAYGTGLSSLESRLEAAGGSLSVFIRPRFTLRARLPH
- a CDS encoding M23 family metallopeptidase gives rise to the protein MRRTNFSAALVSFLASVAFLAMSAVGPGVFAQANASLNSRLWTAPSASSVFMANQRAKVQAEEASRSKEPEPVKTPEVADTGHADNGKWEWPLDSRIQTSPFGFRTDPINGSAGFHTGLDIGAACGSDAYASREGQVSFAGVAGGYGNRIVILHSNGVSSSYNHLQEILVKVGDQVKQGQVIAKVGTTGNSTGCHLHFEIMIDGKFTDPLPFLNGTAGANPKTYGYAGYQSGSPTPNAEQSKPGEVLVCETDQQSAQAYGGNIPSGSANCVSKKVPETQNKPADSPSESPNPTQMPNQPTPGVEDTPATPNPSEDGDSPSPTPGADSQTPAAPEPDVSASPDPVANSPAEQNN
- a CDS encoding histidine kinase N-terminal 7TM domain-containing protein — its product is MPLRTVTIETNNVIAVPNGFDSRLSDFFRGQGLTVENRSEWALLKEFRSGSTYVVTNETLAHAAMKAQSEATFDYLYPESVVLASKKPQTEFITDIRWLSDSPEIIYLDQGVSRFELMSVLALNSNPNDEVQTFSTKQGAQLLQGLRRQGRLRTGSSPQDLQRALDQGYLCLTTDRRSVLATLNSSRLHYAKFPTLTFNMGVWARQKSKPEGLFSLETPPPEFLSAVDYPSLSMDFRESINAEPITELAAFVQFTWDQSFSNDTYGGSWEWEDTNEAYQIATFIALLGLLSFWAGWRFWTATSLYARRAVLVQAGVLSLWILARVIKHALPGVYERYAWYYYYVPIYSTMTIFFFVISHSCRRKPPGYLLLRAFVIAVGAALMLLVFTNDLHHLLLRFGHGESGVDYQYGPGYYAYYLAVVAVFFMILYVALWGFKGKRLRLLLGLGVLFAFIVAYSLAYTMRVPFIRATENVQIYCIYFLFAWEILFFIGLIPQNRGYIRFFKKSKLPIEIVDCDWKPRFVTSAPLSLDESVRQRLQAGDSPVLVSENTDGVTRKLYCQTRPVTAGHVIWETDVTAVQELEISLAAIREREAHQTKVLSSEYDALLQMKESAQAPLLYDRLDELMNGALGRVQANAQRLNASLDKQELFVLLRSIKMDLGYAKRAGLLTLRHFEDKEISVNAVTTLLSQSCTDFSYANALAGLHGPTSGVIRSDLALRCLEGLHRGLACLVSFPDIAVFINFVVSADGQAAQLNWILDISTDQVCFLEPVSSWPGAETRTNLEDDVVNLCMSFKTSDSESLELTATEGESR
- a CDS encoding IclR family transcriptional regulator, which translates into the protein MGQSSGVGVLDKAAQVLSALEAGPATLAGLVQMTGLARPTAHRLAVALEHHRLVARDLQGRFVLGPRLVELAAAAGEDKLLTKAGPVLERLRDITGESAQLYRRQGEVRVCIAAADRPSGLRDSIPVGAQLALTAGSAAQVLMAWEEPERLARELEHADFSAVALSNVRRRGWAQSVAEREAGVASVSAPVRSPAGKVIAAMSVSGPIERLTRQPGRLHAPAVIAAAEYLTDILRKSTADDKPTKP